The Plasmodium sp. gorilla clade G2 genome assembly, chromosome: 4 genome has a segment encoding these proteins:
- a CDS encoding DNA helicase MCM9, putative, which translates to MTLSSSESSIFSETDDDSYNEEDYTYNREENIKNIKIYNKIIIKLFLKNRKYYEQIKSIALGYISKIEDIEFCNVQNNEQDRNEHIYNFYFDAHDAIEYGENKLIYYLQNSYHKFMDVINNYSIPLFFRIIFLSCYFEFLNNEENERNDYDDNQNCGENQNCGENQNCGDNQNCGENQNCGDNQNCGDNQNCGDNQNYGDNQNYGDNNICNKKEINKMDEENNKDNNNNLDSNVLHFHNITTSPSKCLKEGFELFRTNENNMYEKQNEQFWRDKNEEYDNIYNEIYFNDKDSINNDDTKQKETNTLDHVRKDKVKENDMDYFFNNFIEYDFCKDNNVMEQIDLYSSCLIRGILYSYMKYSFLKKEEIKLKINNCLKMIFVRHNIKIKCRLINIPYLHDIHINNIQEIENKHIGKFISTEGIITRVGEKKILEESKKYRCMKCDYVIKKNAAPELYYNTETFFRCPNIIVNTKKMASGILYDINDKITNEFITRQMDKNKKKDDNVDDIFEDDNDNNHYNNPLYSNRTMQNEKGIYVKKICNSTNFEFMENEIKRVDYQEIKIKETSKSNIPYSITVVLLENLAGKYHPGKNVIINGIVLRRWKRLYKDIRCDSELFIEANYIEIKELEQVKIKEISLDDDFSKYINSIVSKTCLHDKQDICYENVGFIQNASCEGNDNLCDEMGYNMCNNKRGDTNGFNKNICDSSKGDDLSILKDMNTHRQNDKYNSINTRLITQNMKEKNEHIKKLQLNNIGFTHLNSVDKRQNIFEKYWFFFKNNKIEGKKYICESICPNLYNCKLSKLSILLVLIGGNKINNEYDSFYHENNKWTKYFSKSYKKSKNKSSTIKNVRNNIINMNEENEMVEDSLEEMDEKRTRKEKEYEINKNDICKKKNMYTLYETNNISNIKYGPMESTKEKRKRKQKQKQKQTKFESDNCDKRTLCHLLLVGDPGTGKSQLLKEVQKLSNICVNVSGMFCTTAGLTCAAIKEGNSFMLESGALVLADNGVCCIDEFCLMKNENKNAIHEAMEQLSISVAKGGIVDKLNCRCTIIGASNFEINKDLKGNLSNYDSKVIIINLSYALLSRFDLVVIAEDNSQIDYKIADYILSQDVEVKKGLDNEDDNHNNMKNNVNYNINNCKSNTCNNYKETSHLGNLPEVCMNNGHKELNENVACDKMILSPFNLDHGNRGKFGKKNKITWPSEKLKEYINYVKNGYFPNFDKSSKLILITYYSTLRKYNNGDNGTTVRTLESLIRLSEAHSKLILNKKVTSDDVINIILLVELSLRGYQIAIRTNANNILIARTGILENSAYLLQTYNSNYNTFYCLDDVLFDDSLYIYFKNIILEKLHLQEDNGKIYKML; encoded by the coding sequence atgacgcTCTCGAGCTCCGAGTCAAGTATTTTTAGCGAAACAGACGACGATAGTTACAATGAAGAAGACTACACTTATAATAGAgaggaaaatataaagaacataaaaatttataataaaataataataaaattatttttaaaaaatcgaaaatattatgaacaaataaaaagcATTGCATTAGGATATATAAGTAAAATAGAAGATATTGAATTTTGTAATGTGCAAAACAATGAACAGGACAGAAACgagcatatatataatttttattttgatgcACATGATGCTATTGAATATGGAGAgaacaaattaatatattacttGCAAAATAGTTATCACAAGTTTATGGATGTGATAAACAATTATTCGATTCCCCTTTTTTTTAGGATTATCTTTCTTAGTTGTTACTTTGAATTCTtgaataatgaagaaaatgaaagaaaCGATTATGATGACAATCAAAATTGTGGTGAAAATCAAAACTGTGGTGAAAATCAAAACTGTGGTGATAATCAAAATTGTGGTGAAAATCAAAACTGTGGTGATAATCAAAACTGTGGTGATAATCAAAATTGTGGTGATAATCAAAATTATGGTGATAATCAAAATTATGGTGacaataatatttgtaataaaaaggaaataaataaaatggatgaagaaaataataaagataataataacaatttgGATAGTAATGTTTtacattttcataatattactACATCTCCTTCTAAATGTCTTAAGGAAGGTTTTGAATTATTTAGAACAAacgaaaataatatgtatgaaaaacaaaatgaacaATTTTGGCGCGATAAGAATGaggaatatgataatatatacaatgaaatatattttaatgataaagatagtataaataatgatgataccaaacaaaaagaaacaaaCACATTAGACCATGTAAGAAAGGATAAGgttaaagaaaatgatatggattatttttttaataattttatagaaTATGATTTTTGTAAAGATAATAATGTTATGGAACAAATAGATTTATATAGTTCTTGTTTAATTAGAggtattttatattcttatatgaaatatagttttttaaaaaaagaagaaataaaattaaaaataaataattgttTGAAAATGATATTTGTTCGACATAATATAAAGATTAAATGCCGACTAATTAATATACCTTACTTACatgatattcatataaataatatacaagaAATTGAGAATAAGCATATTGGTAAATTTATAAGTACAGAGGGTATTATAACAAGAGTAGGAGAGAAGAAAATATTGGAAgaaagtaaaaaatatagatgtATGAAATGTGACTATGTAATTAAAAAGAACGCGGCTCCTGAGTTATATTATAACACGGAAACGTTTTTTCGATGTCCTAATATTATTGTAAATACGAAAAAAATGGCCTCTGGTATTTtgtatgatataaatgataaaataacgAACGAATTTATCACTAGACAAATggataagaataaaaagaaagatgACAATGTAGATGATATTTTTgaagatgataatgataataatcattataataatcctCTTTATAGTAATAGAACTATGCAAAATGAGAAAGGgatatatgttaaaaaaatatgcaaCAGCACCAATTTCGAATTTATGGAGAATGAAATTAAGAGGGTTGATTatcaagaaataaaaataaaagaaactAGTAAGTCGAATATACCCTATTCAATAACGGTTGTACTTTTAGAAAATTTAGCTGGAAAATATCACCCAGgaaaaaatgttattatcAACGGTATTGTTTTGAGAAGATGGAAGAGGTTGTATAAAGATATAAGGTGTGATTCTGAATTATTTATTGAGGCGAATTATATCGAAATAAAGGAATTAGAACAGgtcaaaataaaagaaatatcttTGGATGATGatttttctaaatatattaattctaTTGTGAGTAAGACATGTTTGCATGATAAACAAGATATATGTTATGAGAATGTGGGATTTATTCAAAATGCATCATGTGAAGGAAATGATAATTTGTGCGACGAGATGGGATATAATATGTGTAATAATAAGAGGGGTGATACAAATGGTTTCAATAAAAACATTTGTGATAGTAGTAAAGGGGACGACTTGTCCATTTTGAAGGACATGAATACACATCGTCAAAATGATAAGTATAATTCTATCAACACAAGATTAATTACACAAAATATgaaggaaaaaaatgaacatataaaaaaattgcaGCTCAATAATATAGGTTTTACACATTTAAATAGTGTAGATAAAAGACAgaatatttttgaaaaatattggtttttttttaaaaataataaaatagaagggaaaaaatatatttgtgaaAGTATATGTCCAAATTTGTATAATTGCAAATTGTCTAAATTGTCGATATTACTTGTTTTAATAGGTGGGAACAAGATAAATAATGAGTATGATTCTTTTTATCACGAAAATAATAAGTGGACTAAATATTTTAGTAAGAGTTATAAGAAGAGTAAAAACAAAAGTAgtacaataaaaaatgtaaggaataatattataaatatgaatgaagAGAATGAAATGGTCGAGGATTCTCTCGAAGAAATGGATGAAAAAAGaacaagaaaagaaaaagaatatgaaataaacaaaaatgacatatgtaaaaaaaaaaatatgtacacCTTGTATGAAACAAACaatatatctaatataaaatatggtCCAATGGAAAGTACTAAAGAGAAGAGAAAAAGGAAGCAAAAGCAAAAgcaaaaacaaacaaaatttGAATCAGATAATTGTGATAAAAGAACCCTGTGtcatttattattagttGGTGATCCAGGTACAGGTAAATCacaattattaaaagaagtaCAAAAATTAAGTAACATATGTGTGAACGTGTCAGGAATGTTTTGTACTACGGCAGGATTAACATGTGCAGCTATTAAAGAAGGAAATAGTTTCATGTTAGAAAGTGGGGCATTAGTATTAGCTGATAATGGAGTTTGTTGTATAGATGAATTTTGTTTAATGAAGAATGAAAATAAGAATGCTATTCATGAAGCTATGGAACAATTAAGTATTTCAGTAGCAAAAGGAGGAATAGtagataaattaaattgTAGGTGCACAATAATTGGTGCTTCAAATTTTGAGATAAATAAAGATTTGAAAGGAAATTTATCTAACTATGATAGTAaggttattataattaactTATCTTATGCTTTACTTAGTAGGTTTGATTTGGTGGTTATAGCTGAAGATAATAGTCAAATAGATTATAAAATAGCGGATTATATTTTATCTCAAGATGTGGAGGTAAAAAAGGGTCTTGACAATGAAGatgataatcataataatatgaaaaataatgtgaattataatattaacaattgTAAGAGTAATACgtgtaataattataaggAGACTAGCCACTTGGGAAACTTACCCGAAGTTTGTATGAACAACGGACataaagaattaaatgaaaatgttgCATGTGACAAGATGATATTATCACCTTTCAATTTGGACCATGGTAATCGAGGCAaatttggaaaaaaaaataaaataacatggCCAagtgaaaaattaaaagaatatattaattatgtgAAGAATGGTTATTTCCCAAATTTTGATAAAAGttcaaaattaatattaattacaTACTATTCAAcattaagaaaatataacaatGGTGATAATGGAACGACTGTGCGAACCTTAGAAAGTTTAATAAGATTAAGTGAAGCACATTCGAAAttgatattaaataaaaaagtaacATCCGATgatgtaataaatattatattgttagTTGAATTGAGTTTAAGAGGATATCAAATAGCTATTCGCACGAATgccaataatatattaatagcaAGAACAGGTATATTAGAAAATTCTGCATATTTATTACAAACATATAACAGTAATTATAATACGTTCTATTGCTTAGATGACGTTTTGTTTGAtgattctttatatatttactttaaaaatattattctgGAAAAATTACATTTACAAGAAGATAATGggaaaatttataaaatgttatGA